A single window of Nasonia vitripennis strain AsymCx chromosome 4, Nvit_psr_1.1, whole genome shotgun sequence DNA harbors:
- the LOC100115767 gene encoding uncharacterized protein LOC100115767 isoform X2, with protein MALQQRLRRDLANLLLSSPSYLNRLQVQRSQLHIGGVSQRFSSLLLRLSCDIDSSEKKRRRDDDCPSTKRTSIKQDVGSPTLAAAVSSLIGDKPSGELLSARACRLPDKLIRDVVPQGPWSPQRAPEFPPKCSPCAPVIEQKPDCDEPCPPAADCDVQDPCSPILDDPCGESSCPTTRDFCSFEPSAEKTLLSSGLFPRNWSRLQTRGLHVSALKSGAGRGHSNGKSNRNKSKKAAKKPNNSKTRKGKEICTKGPREKCYGAEKKPSGKKFTSCEPDISWKRQNCLGDSRGSDTCSIDKPQCTEKVGPTYRELEKSHEDKRMKAWKQSKSSSSVGAAADKCQPDDSWKESKTCTKSSESCSTGKPQCGGGKKSYSTLARILLNFQSTRSLMSGGGLSRECNSGGGNNKDKSSSDIFKKEMQEIEECIAAAKCKIPQPKTDKSNGEGKSPKKEKK; from the exons ATGGCTCTCCAGCAGCGTCTACGCCGAGACCTCGCTAACTTGCTCCTATCAAGCCCCTCGTATCTG AATCGCCTGCAAGTGCAGAGATCTCAGCTGCACATCGGCGGCGTTTCGCAACGATTCTCCAGTCTACTGCTCCGACTGTCCTGCGACATCGACTCCTCTGAAAAGAAGAGAAGGCGCGACGACGATTGTCCCTCGACAAAGCGAACGAGCATAAAGCAAGATGTAGGATCCCCTACACTAGCTGCTGCTGTCAGCTCTCTCATAGGAGACAAACCTTCCGGCGAGCTTTTGTCCGCGCGGGCTTGTCGATTGCCGGATAAATTAATCAGGGACGTGGTGCCACAGGGCCCCTGGAGCCCGCAACGCGCGCCCGAGTTCCCGCCCAAGTGCTCGCCTTGCGCGCCGGTTATCGAG cagaagccggATTGCGACGAGCCCTGTCCTCCGGCTGCGGACTGCGATGTGCAGGATCCCTGTAGTCCAATTTTGGATGATCCTTGCGGGGAATCGAGTTGTCCGACGACGAGGGATTTTTGTTCCTTCGAACCCAGTGCCGAGAAAACGCTCCTCTCGAGTGGATTATTCCCGCGGAATTGGAGCCGTTTGCAGACTCGTGGACTGCACGTGTCGGCGCTGAAAAGTGGTGCAGGAAGAGGACACTCGAATGGGAAATCCAACAG GAACAAGAGCAAAAAAGCAGCCAAAAAACCGAACAACTCGAAGACGCGCAAAGGCAAGGAGATCTGCACGAAAGGCCCCCGAGAGAAGTGCTACGGCGCAGAGAAAAAGCCGAGCGGTAAAAAATTCACGTCCTGCGAGCCGGACATCAGTTGGAAGAGGCAGAACTGCCTGGGCGATTCTCGAGGCAGCGATACCTGCAGCATAGACAAGCCCCAGTGTACAGAGAAGGTCGGGCCGACTTACCGCGAGCTCGAGAAGAGCCACGAGGACAAGAGGATGAAAGCCTGGAAGCAGAGCAAAAGCAGTAGTAGCGtcggcgccgccgccgacaaGTGTCAACCGGACGACAGCTGGAAGGAGAGCAAGACGTGCACGAAGAGCTCCGAGTCGTGCAGTACTGGGAAGCCTCAGTGCGGGGGTGGAAAGAAGTCCTACTCGACCCTGGCGAGGATATTACTGAATTTTC AATCGACAAGGTCGCTGATGTCCGGGGGAGGCTTGAGCAGGGAGTGCAACTCGGGCGGCGGAAACAACAAGGACAAGAGCAGCAGCGACATCTTCAAGAAGGAGATGCAGGAGATCGAGGAGTGCATAGCCGCTGCCAAGTGCAAAATACCTCAGCCCAAAACCGACAAGAGCAACGGCGAGGGCAAGTCGCCGAAGAAGGAAAAGAAGTAG
- the LOC100115767 gene encoding uncharacterized protein LOC100115767 isoform X1, whose protein sequence is MALQQRLRRDLANLLLSSPSYLNRLQVQRSQLHIGGVSQRFSSLLLRLSCDIDSSEKKRRRDDDCPSTKRTSIKQDVGSPTLAAAVSSLIGDKPSGELLSARACRLPDKLIRDVVPQGPWSPQRAPEFPPKCSPCAPVIEQQKPDCDEPCPPAADCDVQDPCSPILDDPCGESSCPTTRDFCSFEPSAEKTLLSSGLFPRNWSRLQTRGLHVSALKSGAGRGHSNGKSNRNKSKKAAKKPNNSKTRKGKEICTKGPREKCYGAEKKPSGKKFTSCEPDISWKRQNCLGDSRGSDTCSIDKPQCTEKVGPTYRELEKSHEDKRMKAWKQSKSSSSVGAAADKCQPDDSWKESKTCTKSSESCSTGKPQCGGGKKSYSTLARILLNFQSTRSLMSGGGLSRECNSGGGNNKDKSSSDIFKKEMQEIEECIAAAKCKIPQPKTDKSNGEGKSPKKEKK, encoded by the exons ATGGCTCTCCAGCAGCGTCTACGCCGAGACCTCGCTAACTTGCTCCTATCAAGCCCCTCGTATCTG AATCGCCTGCAAGTGCAGAGATCTCAGCTGCACATCGGCGGCGTTTCGCAACGATTCTCCAGTCTACTGCTCCGACTGTCCTGCGACATCGACTCCTCTGAAAAGAAGAGAAGGCGCGACGACGATTGTCCCTCGACAAAGCGAACGAGCATAAAGCAAGATGTAGGATCCCCTACACTAGCTGCTGCTGTCAGCTCTCTCATAGGAGACAAACCTTCCGGCGAGCTTTTGTCCGCGCGGGCTTGTCGATTGCCGGATAAATTAATCAGGGACGTGGTGCCACAGGGCCCCTGGAGCCCGCAACGCGCGCCCGAGTTCCCGCCCAAGTGCTCGCCTTGCGCGCCGGTTATCGAG cagcagaagccggATTGCGACGAGCCCTGTCCTCCGGCTGCGGACTGCGATGTGCAGGATCCCTGTAGTCCAATTTTGGATGATCCTTGCGGGGAATCGAGTTGTCCGACGACGAGGGATTTTTGTTCCTTCGAACCCAGTGCCGAGAAAACGCTCCTCTCGAGTGGATTATTCCCGCGGAATTGGAGCCGTTTGCAGACTCGTGGACTGCACGTGTCGGCGCTGAAAAGTGGTGCAGGAAGAGGACACTCGAATGGGAAATCCAACAG GAACAAGAGCAAAAAAGCAGCCAAAAAACCGAACAACTCGAAGACGCGCAAAGGCAAGGAGATCTGCACGAAAGGCCCCCGAGAGAAGTGCTACGGCGCAGAGAAAAAGCCGAGCGGTAAAAAATTCACGTCCTGCGAGCCGGACATCAGTTGGAAGAGGCAGAACTGCCTGGGCGATTCTCGAGGCAGCGATACCTGCAGCATAGACAAGCCCCAGTGTACAGAGAAGGTCGGGCCGACTTACCGCGAGCTCGAGAAGAGCCACGAGGACAAGAGGATGAAAGCCTGGAAGCAGAGCAAAAGCAGTAGTAGCGtcggcgccgccgccgacaaGTGTCAACCGGACGACAGCTGGAAGGAGAGCAAGACGTGCACGAAGAGCTCCGAGTCGTGCAGTACTGGGAAGCCTCAGTGCGGGGGTGGAAAGAAGTCCTACTCGACCCTGGCGAGGATATTACTGAATTTTC AATCGACAAGGTCGCTGATGTCCGGGGGAGGCTTGAGCAGGGAGTGCAACTCGGGCGGCGGAAACAACAAGGACAAGAGCAGCAGCGACATCTTCAAGAAGGAGATGCAGGAGATCGAGGAGTGCATAGCCGCTGCCAAGTGCAAAATACCTCAGCCCAAAACCGACAAGAGCAACGGCGAGGGCAAGTCGCCGAAGAAGGAAAAGAAGTAG